A single window of Streptomyces griseoviridis DNA harbors:
- a CDS encoding TauD/TfdA dioxygenase family protein has product MEDYALEAVERLTTRPAEPYDTLTVDPITPLLGAEIGGLDLSRELTPQQEKELIRAFHTHHVLVFRDQDLTPEQHKRFAGVFGALHPVTLPVEGSDPYILDIKANKESRQVAGNGWHSDGTADAEPSLGSLLYITTIPEGGSGGDTLFANMHLAHDLLSPALRGFLGSLTAVHDGALPWTAAGQTPPPEYDVPRTEHPVVVRHPENGRKLLFVNAPYTSHIPQLSRAESDTLLEMLYAHIARTPLLHCRVRWQERTLVLWDNRSVQHHAVWDYFPHTREGRRVAIDGTALHA; this is encoded by the coding sequence ATGGAGGACTACGCCCTCGAAGCCGTCGAACGGCTCACCACCCGCCCCGCCGAGCCCTACGACACCCTCACCGTCGACCCGATCACCCCGCTGCTCGGCGCCGAGATCGGCGGCCTCGACCTCTCCCGGGAGCTGACACCGCAGCAGGAGAAGGAACTCATCCGCGCCTTCCACACCCACCATGTGCTGGTCTTCCGCGACCAGGACCTCACACCCGAGCAGCACAAGCGGTTCGCGGGCGTCTTCGGCGCCCTGCACCCGGTCACCCTCCCCGTCGAGGGGTCCGACCCCTACATCCTGGACATCAAGGCGAACAAGGAGTCACGGCAGGTCGCGGGCAACGGCTGGCACTCCGACGGCACCGCCGACGCCGAGCCGTCCCTCGGTTCGCTGCTGTACATCACCACGATCCCGGAGGGCGGCAGCGGCGGCGACACCCTCTTCGCCAACATGCACCTCGCCCACGACCTGCTCTCACCCGCCCTGCGGGGCTTCCTCGGGAGCCTCACCGCCGTCCACGACGGCGCCCTGCCGTGGACCGCCGCGGGGCAGACCCCGCCGCCCGAGTACGACGTGCCGCGCACCGAACACCCGGTCGTGGTGCGCCACCCCGAGAACGGCCGCAAGCTGCTGTTCGTCAACGCCCCCTACACCTCGCACATCCCGCAGCTGTCGCGCGCCGAGAGCGACACCCTGCTGGAGATGCTGTACGCGCACATCGCCCGCACCCCGCTGCTGCACTGCCGGGTCCGCTGGCAGGAGCGCACCCTGGTCCTCTGGGACAACCGCAGCGTCCAGCACCACGCCGTGTGGGACTACTTCCCGCACACCCGTGAGGGCCGCCGGGTGGCGATCGACGGCACCGCCCTGCACGCCTGA
- a CDS encoding non-ribosomal peptide synthetase — translation MHTPPAPAAALSPLAAAVLDQARRTPAAVAVEDGDQTLDYAGLDRLSARVAARLRARGVLAGQAVAVCLPRSWRLVCVMLGIRRAGATVVPLDRLSPPERQRHILDDSGAVTVVHDGTTGHTGGVHADLLLGPEEPETADPGGRTGARDLPADPRTAFVFYTSGSTGRPKGVEVTDEGVLRLAGPGYLDLRPGARFGCLSNPAFDALSFEVWTPLLTGGACVVLDDTQAHSPDRLAAVLRERRVDILFITVALFNTVFEQVPDCFAGVGQVLVGGEQVNSRLIRRWYRTNAGSGTVLHNVYGPTEATTFALCHPIPPDFDGESIPVGTPLAGTRVLVRTAEGHPARPDEMGELLLSGPALARGYRNLPEQTRRAFVHLPDTDGTERRWYRTGDLVRQDTRGRISYVGRADRQVKVRGFRIEPGEVERQILTLPAVRQAYVCTRRDPDGRNELLAFLVADDDLALDAWERHLTAALPAYMRPHHTHRVTALPLTPNGKVDRAALLRDAGAPWRATRDTAVPVTDAQRPVLEIAEEILAVGALRPDDRWIPSGGDSLKALRFRFAILRRFAVDLPQDLVLRADFAALADAVHAPGADAGHHPPVPPAPAEPVAPATSEQERLWLQQLRDPEDRSYDVPLVLRVTGALDPAALRRALRALVAAHPALRTRLVPTPDGLLQRTEEPYDPWQPCESRPGERWQQTADRFFAHRFDLAEPRMLRAGWAERADGGLLLLHLHHAAVDGWSLNLLFRDLGAAYADQDHHRAPGTTPLDFARWQREWHDTPAYREHRTRLLAHYDDAPQPSPALPAPETRGRPGARLLRTSLDLVRRTALDRRAADLGLTRFQLLVSAFTASLYGVTGQTRPLIAAPVANRPRPEFADAVGMFANTVLLDLVARPDDSLAAHLTAHADTVRTVLHGQEVALADVLAQPALRERTPLFDYLFVLENTEISALEFDGCEIRQRWPEPLGAKCALTLSVVEHDAGFDCLWEYRDDLGTERAEAAARLFRDALDHLTADTGATLRDLVAPYREALPEPGRAAATEPDFTTVADGFARQAARTPDAPAVTLGATTLTYAELDAQAHALAATLSALAPADPAAPAAVALYLQPSVEHIVAVLAAARLNLTVVPLDPAYPPALLRHVLDQAQPLCVLAAPADLDVLDTLAPPTLPRHPLTLADAPPPAQAAPAHGGLRPLYTLFTSGSTGTPKGVQVPDRTLCNLLTWQRTDGGLERPAVTQQFSMLSFDVSFQEILTTLCSGGELRLVRPAWRQDVPTLLRELESGGAERIFLPYVALQLLAEHGTRAGLYPSRLREVVTAGEQLVCTDAIRRWFAELPRKASLFNHYGPTETHVVSALRLQGDPADWPTRPAIGHPVAGAVLRVVDEAGLPVPPGVTGDLLIGGPMAGRCYLGDPADHHARFVEDPALGTLYRTGDLARFDRQGLLHYAGRDDGQVKLGGHRLELGQIEAALLQYPGIAGAVAAVTDGLLVAVLACQGPDPEPAGLAAHLVGLLPAYVRIARYRLVADLPRTPSGKLDRRAALTAPGRELLTAAATGGALSPLERRLTDLFESVTGRTVAVDQRFFDAGATSLDLMRFQLRCAGEGDLPFSVPDLFEHVTLRALAGLVTGQAAPEAPAEPAAPAPPTRPRLTDEPVAVIGMAVRLPGAPDLAAFWDLVTTGRRGMEHFDAADGLVGVRSQLADPLAFDPARFTISPNEARLMDPQQRQLLMNCVEALSHAGLGAPTGQRIGLIASCGENTYFQRLLRDADPDALPDTFRLALHHEKDFLATKAAYHLGLTGPAFTVQSACSSSLLGVHLAVGALRQGDADVMLVGGVLVDPELTDGYPYRPQHIFSPDGHCRPFSADAEGTVGASGTGVVVLKPLAAARRDGDTVYAVVTGSAVNNDGADKMSYSAPALAGQRAALRAALDRSGRTGADLGYVEAHGTGTRLGDPVEAAALRQAYGLADDARVALSSVKSQIGHLGAAAGVVGLVRAVLAVHHGTVPPTADFDRLNPEIEDGPFRVPVTAEPWPAGRPRVAAVSSFGIGGTNAHLLLEHPEPEPADPDAAAPAPAEPVPCLLLSAGSETALRADAHRIADYLQAHPDTYPRVLRHLSHGRPALAHRAAAVCPDADSAVAWLRSPIPVTAPTPATAPPAGQLDPHALAAAWTAGHTPDRPAAPAPAPWDFPPPAFDTAVHDFPRAPRPTATAPHAPDDLTPSGAPGTTATARHQPAEPTAHTPDDPPSVRLPAGRWLHQPLWTRLRRARTGARNAPRTAVVTTPTGTDGETWRFLERHYGRVVTVRAGTAFTRLDDDRYEADPGDPEHLAALLDRVTAPGTAVDWLHTLPLALDGALTVAALETAQRACLDTVAALARAVADLPESRRPRLWLLSHQAQPVTGTVRTPEAGLLAAALDVPRQELGVSPRWADLPGPRPADWAAHLADLLLDDTLTAQETALRDGYWWRRTLQPVPVPDALAPTIRTAAPGTHLVLGGTGGIGATLAARLLEHPGNRVVLLARGAAVPDALRAVADRVTLVSADLATEDPGTIADRLAPHLDDLAGIVHAAGTAAGGLLARREPSAARRTTAAKLRGALLVERLIAEHDPDYALSCSSTAARFGGVGQFDYAAANACLDAYAHYTPPGGDDATVRMSVGWDVWREVGMAEHALRTDARHQLHLAVGLTPEEGAAVFERALHLQLPYLMANTTDPADARAFYEPAPAARQAAPAPRVTDPTADLTEVLLGLLGVTAVDPHAPLYDLGADSLTLLELLDEVKRRFDTDIDLARLSHRVSLAEILGHLGAAERGREPVDVEVWQHGRGPDVLCLLHPVGGDILAYRPLVGALPDDLTVCLIADPALRDPDLPARTLTARAEHYLAAVRARFPEPGRRLRLAGWSFGAWTALSMAAHAEAQGAAVAAVHLIDPPPPHAGRRLAGYDEDQVDAVFARELTGNGGGLPESGRAYAERLARCCRANLAAMAEHRLPRLDATPATVFLADRPVDEGLLAPDPTAPGDWDAHLPHLTGVHRIDADHYGIVAAPRVAEIAAALAAAPPARLPHPAGRP, via the coding sequence ATGCACACCCCGCCCGCCCCCGCCGCCGCGCTCTCCCCCCTCGCCGCCGCCGTCCTCGACCAGGCCCGCCGCACCCCGGCCGCCGTCGCCGTCGAGGACGGCGACCAGACCCTCGACTACGCCGGACTCGACCGGCTCAGCGCCCGGGTCGCCGCCCGGCTGCGGGCCCGCGGAGTCCTCGCGGGCCAGGCCGTCGCCGTCTGCCTGCCCCGCTCCTGGCGTCTGGTCTGCGTGATGCTCGGCATCCGCCGGGCCGGCGCCACCGTCGTCCCGCTCGACCGGCTCAGCCCGCCCGAGCGGCAACGGCACATCCTCGACGACTCGGGCGCCGTCACCGTCGTCCACGACGGAACCACCGGGCACACCGGCGGAGTCCACGCCGACCTGCTCCTCGGACCGGAGGAACCCGAGACCGCCGACCCCGGCGGGCGGACCGGCGCGCGGGACCTGCCCGCCGACCCCCGGACGGCGTTCGTCTTCTACACCTCGGGCTCCACCGGCCGCCCCAAGGGCGTCGAGGTCACCGACGAGGGCGTGCTGCGGCTCGCCGGGCCCGGCTACCTCGACCTGCGGCCCGGCGCCCGCTTCGGCTGTCTCTCCAACCCGGCCTTCGACGCCCTCAGCTTCGAGGTGTGGACCCCGCTGCTCACCGGCGGCGCCTGCGTCGTGCTCGACGACACCCAGGCGCACAGCCCCGACCGGCTCGCGGCCGTCCTGCGCGAGCGCCGGGTCGACATCCTCTTCATCACCGTCGCCCTCTTCAACACCGTCTTCGAACAGGTGCCCGACTGCTTCGCCGGCGTCGGCCAGGTCCTGGTCGGCGGCGAACAGGTCAACTCCCGCCTGATCCGGCGCTGGTACCGGACCAACGCCGGATCGGGCACCGTCCTGCACAACGTCTACGGGCCCACCGAGGCGACGACGTTCGCGCTCTGCCACCCCATCCCGCCCGACTTCGACGGCGAGTCCATCCCCGTCGGCACCCCCCTCGCCGGCACCCGCGTCCTGGTCCGCACCGCCGAGGGCCACCCCGCGCGACCCGACGAGATGGGCGAACTCCTGCTCAGCGGACCGGCGTTGGCACGCGGCTACCGCAACCTCCCCGAACAGACCCGACGCGCCTTCGTCCACCTCCCGGACACCGACGGCACCGAGCGCCGCTGGTACCGCACCGGCGACCTGGTGCGCCAGGACACCCGAGGGCGGATCAGCTACGTCGGCCGCGCCGACCGGCAGGTCAAGGTGCGCGGCTTCCGCATCGAACCCGGCGAGGTGGAACGGCAGATCCTCACCCTGCCCGCCGTCCGCCAGGCGTACGTGTGCACCCGGCGCGACCCGGACGGCCGCAACGAACTGCTGGCCTTCCTCGTCGCCGACGACGACCTCGCCCTCGACGCCTGGGAACGCCACCTCACCGCCGCGCTGCCCGCCTACATGCGCCCCCACCACACCCACCGCGTCACCGCCCTCCCGCTCACCCCCAACGGCAAGGTCGACCGGGCCGCCCTGCTGCGCGACGCGGGCGCCCCCTGGCGCGCCACCCGCGACACCGCCGTCCCGGTCACCGACGCACAGCGGCCGGTGCTGGAGATCGCCGAGGAGATCCTCGCCGTCGGCGCCCTGCGCCCCGACGACCGCTGGATACCCAGCGGCGGCGACTCCCTCAAGGCGCTGCGCTTCCGCTTCGCGATCCTGCGCCGCTTCGCCGTCGACCTGCCTCAGGACCTCGTGCTGCGGGCCGACTTCGCCGCCCTCGCCGACGCCGTCCACGCCCCCGGCGCCGACGCGGGCCACCACCCGCCGGTGCCACCGGCGCCCGCCGAACCCGTCGCACCGGCCACCAGCGAGCAGGAACGCCTCTGGTTGCAGCAGCTGCGCGACCCCGAGGACCGCTCCTACGACGTCCCCCTCGTCCTCAGGGTCACCGGCGCCCTCGACCCGGCGGCCCTGCGCCGCGCGCTGCGCGCCCTGGTCGCCGCCCACCCCGCCCTGCGCACCCGCCTGGTCCCCACCCCGGACGGCCTGCTCCAGCGCACCGAGGAACCCTACGACCCCTGGCAGCCGTGCGAGAGCCGGCCGGGGGAGCGGTGGCAGCAGACCGCCGACCGCTTCTTCGCCCACCGCTTCGACCTCGCCGAGCCCCGGATGCTGCGGGCCGGCTGGGCCGAGCGCGCCGACGGCGGCCTGCTGCTCCTGCACCTGCACCACGCGGCCGTCGACGGCTGGTCCCTCAACCTCCTCTTCCGCGACCTCGGCGCCGCCTACGCCGACCAGGACCACCACCGGGCGCCGGGCACCACGCCCCTCGACTTCGCCCGCTGGCAGCGGGAGTGGCACGACACTCCCGCCTACCGCGAGCACCGCACCCGCCTGCTCGCCCACTACGACGACGCTCCGCAGCCGTCGCCCGCGCTGCCCGCCCCCGAGACGCGGGGCAGGCCAGGCGCGCGGCTGCTGCGCACCTCGCTCGACCTGGTCCGCCGCACCGCCCTCGACCGCCGCGCCGCCGACCTCGGCCTCACCCGGTTCCAGCTCCTGGTCTCCGCGTTCACCGCGAGCCTGTACGGCGTGACCGGCCAGACCAGGCCCCTGATCGCCGCCCCGGTGGCGAACCGGCCGCGCCCCGAGTTCGCCGACGCCGTGGGCATGTTCGCCAACACCGTCCTGCTCGACCTCGTCGCCCGGCCCGACGACTCCCTCGCCGCCCACCTCACCGCCCACGCCGACACCGTACGCACCGTCCTGCACGGACAGGAGGTCGCCCTCGCGGACGTCCTCGCACAGCCGGCGCTGCGCGAGCGCACCCCGCTCTTCGACTACCTCTTCGTGCTGGAGAACACCGAGATCTCCGCACTGGAGTTCGACGGCTGTGAGATACGGCAGCGCTGGCCCGAGCCGCTCGGCGCCAAGTGCGCCCTCACCCTCTCGGTGGTCGAGCACGACGCCGGGTTCGACTGCCTCTGGGAGTACCGGGACGACCTCGGCACCGAGCGCGCCGAAGCCGCCGCCCGCCTCTTCCGCGACGCCCTCGACCACCTCACCGCCGACACCGGCGCCACCCTGCGCGACCTCGTCGCCCCCTACCGCGAGGCCCTGCCCGAGCCCGGCCGCGCCGCCGCGACCGAACCGGACTTCACCACCGTCGCCGACGGCTTCGCCCGCCAGGCCGCCCGCACCCCCGACGCCCCCGCCGTCACCCTCGGAGCCACCACCCTCACCTACGCCGAACTCGACGCGCAGGCCCACGCGTTGGCGGCCACCCTGAGCGCACTCGCCCCCGCGGACCCGGCGGCGCCCGCCGCCGTCGCCCTCTACCTCCAGCCCTCCGTGGAACACATCGTGGCCGTCCTCGCGGCGGCCCGCCTCAACCTGACCGTCGTCCCCCTCGACCCCGCCTACCCGCCGGCCCTGCTCCGCCACGTCCTCGACCAGGCACAGCCGCTCTGCGTGCTGGCCGCCCCCGCGGACCTCGACGTCCTCGACACCCTCGCCCCGCCCACGCTGCCCCGCCACCCCCTGACCCTCGCCGACGCCCCGCCACCCGCCCAGGCCGCCCCCGCCCATGGGGGACTGCGCCCGCTGTACACGCTGTTCACCTCCGGCTCCACCGGCACCCCCAAGGGCGTCCAGGTCCCCGACCGCACCCTGTGCAACCTGCTGACCTGGCAGCGCACCGACGGCGGCCTCGAACGGCCCGCCGTCACCCAGCAGTTCTCCATGCTCTCCTTCGACGTCTCCTTCCAGGAGATCCTCACCACCCTCTGCTCGGGCGGCGAACTGCGCCTGGTCAGACCGGCCTGGCGGCAGGACGTGCCCACCCTGCTGCGGGAACTGGAGAGCGGCGGAGCGGAACGGATCTTCCTGCCCTACGTGGCCCTGCAACTGCTCGCCGAACACGGCACGCGCGCGGGCCTCTACCCCTCAAGGCTCCGCGAAGTCGTCACCGCCGGGGAGCAGTTGGTCTGCACCGACGCCATCCGCCGCTGGTTCGCCGAACTGCCGCGCAAGGCAAGCCTGTTCAACCACTACGGTCCGACCGAGACCCATGTCGTCAGCGCGCTGCGCCTCCAAGGCGACCCCGCCGACTGGCCCACGCGCCCGGCGATCGGCCACCCGGTGGCGGGCGCCGTCCTGCGGGTCGTCGACGAGGCGGGGCTCCCCGTGCCGCCCGGCGTCACCGGCGACCTCCTCATCGGCGGCCCGATGGCGGGCCGCTGCTACCTCGGCGACCCCGCCGACCACCACGCCCGGTTCGTCGAGGACCCCGCCCTCGGCACCCTCTACCGCACCGGCGACCTGGCCCGCTTCGACCGGCAGGGCCTGCTGCACTACGCGGGCCGCGACGACGGCCAGGTCAAACTGGGCGGCCACCGGCTGGAACTGGGCCAGATCGAGGCCGCGCTGCTCCAGTACCCCGGGATCGCCGGCGCCGTCGCCGCCGTCACCGACGGGCTGCTCGTCGCCGTCCTGGCGTGCCAGGGTCCCGACCCGGAACCCGCCGGCCTCGCCGCCCACCTCGTCGGCCTGCTCCCGGCCTATGTGCGGATCGCCCGGTACCGTCTGGTGGCCGACCTGCCGCGCACCCCGAGCGGCAAACTGGACCGGCGCGCGGCCCTCACCGCCCCCGGCCGCGAGCTGCTGACGGCCGCCGCGACGGGCGGCGCGCTCTCCCCGCTCGAACGACGGCTGACCGACCTCTTCGAGTCCGTGACCGGCCGGACCGTCGCCGTCGACCAGAGGTTCTTCGACGCCGGTGCCACCAGCCTCGACCTGATGCGCTTCCAACTGCGCTGCGCGGGCGAGGGCGATCTCCCGTTCTCCGTACCGGACTTGTTCGAGCACGTCACGCTCCGCGCGCTGGCCGGGCTCGTCACAGGGCAGGCCGCCCCCGAGGCCCCCGCCGAACCGGCCGCACCGGCACCGCCGACCCGCCCACGGCTCACCGACGAGCCCGTCGCCGTCATCGGCATGGCCGTACGGCTGCCGGGCGCCCCCGACCTCGCCGCCTTCTGGGACCTCGTCACCACCGGCCGCCGGGGCATGGAGCACTTCGACGCGGCCGACGGACTCGTCGGCGTCCGCAGCCAGTTGGCCGACCCCCTCGCCTTCGACCCGGCCCGCTTCACCATCAGCCCGAACGAGGCGCGGCTGATGGACCCGCAACAGCGCCAGCTCCTCATGAACTGCGTCGAGGCCCTCAGCCACGCGGGACTCGGCGCCCCCACCGGACAACGGATCGGCCTGATCGCCTCCTGCGGCGAGAACACCTACTTCCAGCGCCTGCTGCGCGACGCGGACCCGGACGCGCTGCCCGACACCTTCCGGCTCGCCCTGCACCACGAGAAGGACTTCCTCGCCACCAAGGCCGCCTACCATCTCGGGCTCACCGGACCGGCGTTCACCGTCCAGTCCGCCTGCTCCAGCTCCCTCCTCGGCGTCCACCTCGCGGTCGGCGCGCTGCGCCAGGGCGACGCCGACGTGATGCTCGTCGGCGGCGTCCTCGTCGACCCCGAGCTGACCGACGGCTACCCCTACCGGCCGCAGCACATCTTCTCGCCCGACGGCCACTGCCGGCCCTTCAGCGCGGACGCCGAGGGCACCGTCGGAGCCAGCGGCACCGGCGTGGTCGTCCTCAAACCGCTCGCCGCCGCCCGCCGCGACGGCGACACCGTGTACGCCGTCGTCACCGGCTCGGCCGTCAACAACGACGGCGCGGACAAGATGAGTTACAGCGCCCCCGCGCTCGCCGGACAGCGTGCCGCGCTGCGCGCCGCCCTCGACCGCAGCGGACGCACCGGCGCCGACCTCGGCTACGTCGAGGCGCACGGCACCGGCACCCGGCTCGGCGACCCCGTCGAGGCCGCCGCGCTGCGCCAGGCGTACGGACTCGCCGACGACGCCCGGGTCGCGCTGTCGTCGGTCAAGAGCCAGATCGGGCACCTGGGCGCGGCGGCCGGTGTCGTCGGCCTGGTGCGCGCGGTGCTCGCCGTGCACCACGGGACCGTCCCGCCCACCGCCGACTTCGACCGGCTCAACCCGGAGATCGAGGACGGCCCGTTCCGCGTCCCGGTCACCGCCGAACCCTGGCCAGCCGGCCGCCCCCGGGTGGCCGCCGTGAGCAGCTTCGGCATCGGCGGCACCAACGCCCATCTGCTCCTCGAACACCCGGAACCCGAGCCCGCCGACCCCGATGCCGCCGCCCCCGCCCCGGCCGAACCGGTGCCGTGCCTGCTGCTGTCGGCCGGCTCGGAGACGGCGCTGCGCGCGGACGCCCACCGGATCGCCGACTACCTCCAGGCCCACCCCGACACCTATCCGCGGGTGCTGCGCCACCTCAGCCACGGACGGCCCGCGCTCGCCCACCGTGCCGCGGCCGTCTGCCCCGACGCCGACTCCGCCGTCGCCTGGCTGCGCTCCCCGATCCCGGTCACCGCCCCGACGCCGGCCACCGCGCCGCCCGCCGGGCAGCTCGACCCGCACGCCCTCGCCGCGGCCTGGACCGCGGGACACACCCCCGACCGCCCGGCAGCCCCGGCCCCCGCGCCCTGGGACTTCCCGCCGCCCGCCTTCGACACGGCCGTCCACGACTTCCCGCGCGCACCCCGGCCGACGGCCACCGCGCCGCACGCTCCCGACGACCTGACCCCCTCCGGCGCTCCCGGGACGACGGCCACCGCGCGGCATCAGCCCGCCGAGCCGACGGCGCACACCCCCGACGACCCGCCGTCCGTCCGGCTGCCCGCCGGACGCTGGCTGCACCAGCCGCTGTGGACCCGGCTGCGCCGCGCCAGGACCGGGGCACGCAACGCGCCGCGCACCGCCGTCGTCACCACCCCGACCGGCACCGACGGCGAGACCTGGCGGTTCCTGGAACGCCACTACGGCCGGGTCGTGACCGTGCGCGCCGGCACCGCCTTCACCCGCCTCGACGACGACCGCTACGAGGCCGACCCCGGCGACCCCGAACACCTCGCCGCCCTCCTCGACCGCGTCACCGCGCCCGGCACCGCCGTGGACTGGCTGCACACCCTGCCGCTCGCCCTCGACGGCGCCCTGACCGTGGCCGCCCTGGAGACCGCCCAGCGAGCCTGCCTCGACACCGTCGCCGCCCTCGCCCGCGCCGTCGCCGACCTCCCGGAGAGCCGCAGGCCCCGCCTCTGGCTCCTCTCCCACCAGGCGCAGCCGGTCACCGGAACCGTCCGCACCCCCGAGGCGGGGCTGCTCGCCGCCGCCCTCGACGTCCCCCGGCAGGAACTGGGCGTCAGCCCGCGCTGGGCCGACCTGCCGGGCCCGCGCCCCGCCGACTGGGCCGCCCACCTGGCCGACCTGCTCCTCGACGACACCCTCACCGCCCAGGAGACGGCCCTGCGCGACGGCTACTGGTGGCGCCGCACGCTCCAGCCCGTCCCGGTCCCCGACGCGCTCGCGCCGACGATCCGCACGGCGGCCCCCGGCACCCACCTGGTGCTCGGCGGCACCGGCGGGATCGGCGCCACCCTCGCCGCCCGGCTGCTCGAACACCCCGGCAACCGGGTGGTGCTGCTCGCGCGTGGCGCCGCCGTCCCGGACGCGCTGCGGGCCGTCGCCGACCGCGTCACCCTGGTCAGCGCCGACCTCGCCACGGAGGACCCCGGGACGATCGCCGACCGGCTCGCCCCGCACCTCGACGACCTCGCCGGCATCGTGCACGCCGCGGGCACCGCCGCGGGCGGGCTCCTCGCCCGGCGCGAGCCGTCCGCCGCCCGCCGCACCACCGCGGCCAAACTCCGCGGCGCCCTGCTCGTCGAACGGCTCATCGCCGAACACGACCCGGACTACGCGCTGTCCTGCTCCTCGACGGCCGCCCGGTTCGGCGGCGTCGGCCAGTTCGACTACGCGGCTGCCAACGCCTGCCTGGACGCCTACGCCCACTACACGCCCCCGGGCGGCGACGACGCCACCGTGCGGATGAGCGTCGGATGGGACGTCTGGCGGGAGGTCGGCATGGCCGAGCACGCGCTGCGCACCGACGCCCGCCACCAGCTCCACCTCGCGGTGGGGCTCACCCCCGAGGAGGGCGCGGCCGTCTTCGAACGCGCCCTGCACCTGCAACTGCCGTACCTGATGGCCAACACCACGGACCCGGCCGACGCGCGCGCCTTCTACGAACCGGCGCCCGCCGCCCGCCAGGCCGCCCCCGCGCCCCGGGTCACCGACCCCACCGCCGACCTCACCGAGGTGCTGCTCGGCCTCCTCGGCGTCACCGCCGTCGACCCGCACGCCCCGCTCTACGACCTCGGCGCCGACTCGCTGACCCTGCTGGAACTCCTCGACGAGGTGAAGCGCCGCTTCGACACCGACATCGACCTCGCCCGGCTCAGCCACCGGGTCAGCCTCGCCGAGATCCTCGGCCACCTCGGCGCCGCCGAACGCGGCCGGGAGCCGGTCGACGTCGAGGTGTGGCAGCACGGCCGCGGCCCCGACGTGCTCTGCCTGCTCCATCCGGTCGGCGGCGACATCCTGGCCTACCGCCCGCTGGTCGGCGCCCTGCCCGACGACCTGACGGTCTGCCTGATCGCCGACCCGGCGCTGCGCGACCCCGACCTGCCCGCCCGGACCCTCACCGCCCGCGCGGAACACTATCTGGCCGCCGTCCGCGCGCGGTTCCCCGAGCCGGGCCGCCGACTGCGGCTCGCCGGCTGGTCGTTCGGGGCCTGGACGGCGCTGTCGATGGCCGCGCACGCCGAGGCACAGGGCGCGGCGGTGGCCGCCGTGCACCTCATCGACCCGCCCCCGCCGCACGCGGGGCGCCGCCTCGCCGGCTACGACGAGGACCAGGTGGACGCCGTCTTCGCCCGCGAGCTGACCGGCAACGGCGGCGGGCTCCCGGAGTCGGGACGCGCCTACGCCGAACGCCTCGCGCGCTGCTGCCGCGCCAACCTCGCCGCCATGGCCGAGCACCGGCTGCCCCGCCTCGACGCCACCCCGGCCACGGTGTTCCTCGCCGACCGCCCGGTCGACGAGGGGCTCCTCGCCCCCGACCCGACCGCGCCGGGCGACTGGGACGCGCACCTGCCGCACCTCACCGGCGTGCACCGGATCGACGCCGACCACTACGGGATCGTCGCCGCGCCGCGGGTCGCGGAGATCGCCGCCGCGCTCGCCGCGGCACCCCCCGCCCGCCTGCCGCACCCCGCCGGACGCCCCTGA